In Crinalium epipsammum PCC 9333, the following are encoded in one genomic region:
- a CDS encoding isochorismate synthase, protein MINKMQTSLLNFSAMTVTPYRNPQLIECKDLYQFLSACKQTAQQKDQTKIISISLEMPPVDPLAVMAAMAKPGQLNFYFEQAGHEVAIAAIDAVVSLKVAGSSRFEQAQHFIKSCFSSTMIAGADDLALTGPHFFCNFTFFDEPLNGDLTFPPATIFLPRLQFSKYKNKGILVLNIEINQLKNHEFLFKEILSKIEIIKNSSQIKSNHIYNSLENYCNLSFNNINKFKSSVTSALESIRCNKLNKIVLAHAVDVKSPAPFKIIDSLDNLRQRYPGCYIFSTSNSKGQTFIGASPERLISIKNQQLFTDSLAGSAPRGTTAIEDAEFGDRLLSSEKERREHLVVLDFITQRLTKLGLAPVSPQLPQLLKLANIQHLWTPIQARMPSCVHPLEIVAELHPTPAVAGLPRKIACQQIRTFELFERSLYAAPIGWVDHQGNSEFIVGIRSALIDGDRARLYAGAGIVAGSEPDKELAEIQLKLQALLKALV, encoded by the coding sequence ATGATTAACAAAATGCAAACAAGTTTGCTAAACTTCAGTGCTATGACAGTTACACCATATCGTAATCCCCAGCTTATTGAGTGTAAGGATCTGTATCAGTTTCTATCAGCCTGTAAGCAGACTGCCCAACAAAAAGACCAAACAAAAATTATCAGTATTTCTCTAGAGATGCCACCTGTTGATCCGTTGGCTGTAATGGCTGCAATGGCTAAACCGGGTCAACTAAATTTTTATTTTGAGCAAGCTGGACATGAAGTGGCGATCGCAGCTATTGATGCAGTAGTATCCCTCAAGGTGGCAGGTAGTTCACGATTTGAACAGGCTCAACATTTTATCAAATCTTGTTTCAGTAGCACAATGATCGCTGGCGCTGACGATCTGGCTTTAACTGGACCTCATTTTTTTTGTAACTTTACTTTTTTTGATGAACCCCTTAATGGGGATTTAACTTTTCCTCCTGCCACAATTTTTTTGCCACGTTTACAATTTTCTAAATATAAAAACAAAGGTATTTTAGTTTTAAACATAGAAATCAATCAACTAAAAAACCATGAATTCTTATTTAAAGAAATACTATCAAAAATTGAAATAATTAAAAACAGTAGCCAGATTAAATCAAATCATATTTATAACTCTTTAGAAAATTATTGTAATCTTAGTTTTAATAATATAAATAAATTCAAATCTTCGGTAACATCAGCATTAGAATCAATTCGTTGTAACAAACTAAATAAAATTGTTTTAGCTCATGCAGTAGATGTTAAATCACCTGCACCATTTAAAATAATTGACTCCTTGGATAATTTGCGCCAACGTTATCCTGGCTGTTATATATTTTCTACAAGTAATAGTAAAGGACAAACGTTTATTGGTGCAAGTCCTGAGCGGTTAATTAGTATTAAAAATCAGCAGTTATTTACAGACTCATTAGCTGGTTCAGCGCCAAGGGGAACAACAGCAATTGAAGATGCAGAATTTGGCGATCGCTTATTGAGTAGTGAAAAAGAACGACGCGAACACCTAGTAGTACTAGATTTTATCACCCAACGCCTAACGAAACTAGGATTAGCACCTGTCAGCCCACAATTGCCACAACTACTCAAACTTGCCAATATCCAGCACTTATGGACACCAATTCAAGCAAGAATGCCTTCATGCGTTCATCCTCTAGAAATTGTGGCAGAATTACATCCTACCCCAGCAGTAGCAGGTTTACCGCGCAAAATCGCTTGCCAACAAATTCGCACCTTTGAATTATTTGAGCGATCGCTTTATGCTGCGCCGATAGGATGGGTAGATCACCAAGGGAATAGTGAATTTATTGTGGGCATTCGTTCCGCCTTAATAGACGGCGATCGCGCTAGACTTTATGCTGGTGCAGGTATCGTTGCAGGTTCCGAACCTGACAAAGAACTAGCTGAAATTCAACTAAAACTTCAAGCACTTCTTAAAGCCTTAGTTTAA
- the menA gene encoding 2-carboxy-1,4-naphthoquinone phytyltransferase: MTTSIIEQPNKKLWLAAIKPPMYTVAVIPIWVGSAIGFAQTKILNLQIFAVFLTSAILFIAWMNVSNDVFDDDTGIDQNKAHSVVKLTGNKSLTFLIANLCLITGVLGVSLISWWQRDITVMALVLVASAIAYTYQGPPFRLGYQGLGEIICLICFSMVVVAAYYSQAQAWSVASFAAAIIVAIATSLILFCSHIHQVEDDLVAGKRSPIVRLGTKKASQIVPWFGGSIYALTALFVLLQIFPVATLLVFLSLPLAIKLFRHVHNYHDQPAKVSNSKFMAVGMHFAMGLLLGIGFLIN, encoded by the coding sequence ATGACTACAAGTATCATTGAACAGCCAAATAAAAAATTGTGGTTAGCAGCAATTAAGCCACCCATGTACACTGTTGCTGTGATTCCAATTTGGGTAGGTAGTGCTATTGGTTTTGCTCAAACTAAAATTTTGAATCTTCAAATATTTGCTGTGTTTTTAACTTCAGCAATTTTGTTTATTGCTTGGATGAATGTAAGCAATGATGTCTTTGATGATGATACTGGCATCGATCAAAATAAAGCGCACTCTGTTGTCAAATTAACTGGCAATAAATCTTTAACTTTTTTGATAGCAAATTTGTGTTTAATTACAGGAGTATTGGGAGTAAGCCTGATTTCTTGGTGGCAAAGAGATATTACAGTAATGGCGCTAGTGCTGGTAGCTAGTGCGATCGCATATACCTACCAAGGTCCTCCTTTTCGCTTAGGTTATCAAGGTTTAGGGGAAATTATCTGCTTAATTTGCTTTAGTATGGTTGTCGTCGCAGCTTATTATAGCCAAGCACAAGCTTGGTCAGTTGCCAGCTTTGCTGCTGCTATTATTGTAGCTATTGCAACCAGTTTAATATTGTTTTGTTCTCATATTCACCAAGTAGAAGATGATTTAGTAGCAGGGAAGCGATCGCCAATTGTTCGTCTTGGGACAAAAAAAGCTTCCCAAATTGTACCTTGGTTTGGCGGTAGCATTTACGCACTAACAGCTTTATTTGTTTTATTGCAAATTTTCCCAGTTGCGACATTGCTAGTTTTTCTCAGTTTACCTTTAGCTATCAAGTTATTTCGCCACGTACACAATTATCACGATCAACCAGCCAAAGTAAGTAACAGTAAATTTATGGCTGTAGGAATGCACTTTGCGATGGGGTTGCTACTCGGTATCGGCTTTTTAATCAATTAA
- the ubiE gene encoding bifunctional demethylmenaquinone methyltransferase/2-methoxy-6-polyprenyl-1,4-benzoquinol methylase UbiE, which yields MTTKISSNSAEIRDIFERIAPHYDQLNDWLSLGQHRIWKKMAVKWASPKPGDTCVDLCCGSGDLTKLLAKEVGGQGKVYGVDFSPQQMAIGKEKFPLPQIEWIEADVLDLPFPDNNFDAATMGYGLRNVVDISRSLQEIYRVLKPGAKAAILDFHLAYQPFLQQFEHLFLENVAVPLAERFGLRDEYAYIWESLQKFPQGTQQVALAKQVGFAATHYPIVVGTMGVLVVTKPEA from the coding sequence ATGACAACTAAAATCTCATCTAATTCAGCAGAAATTCGTGATATATTTGAGCGAATTGCGCCTCATTACGATCAACTCAACGACTGGTTAAGTTTAGGTCAACACCGCATCTGGAAAAAAATGGCTGTTAAATGGGCTTCGCCAAAACCAGGGGATACCTGTGTTGACCTCTGCTGCGGGAGTGGCGACCTTACTAAATTATTAGCCAAAGAAGTTGGAGGACAAGGGAAAGTTTATGGCGTAGATTTTAGCCCCCAACAAATGGCAATTGGTAAAGAAAAATTTCCTTTACCACAAATTGAATGGATAGAGGCAGATGTTTTAGATTTACCCTTTCCAGATAATAATTTTGATGCCGCCACAATGGGATATGGTCTGCGTAATGTTGTAGATATTTCTCGTAGTTTACAAGAAATTTATCGTGTGCTGAAACCAGGAGCAAAAGCTGCAATTCTTGATTTTCATTTAGCTTATCAACCATTTTTACAGCAGTTTGAGCATTTGTTTTTAGAAAACGTTGCTGTCCCTTTAGCTGAACGCTTTGGTCTACGTGATGAGTATGCTTATATTTGGGAAAGTTTACAAAAATTTCCTCAAGGTACTCAGCAGGTAGCATTAGCTAAACAAGTAGGTTTTGCTGCTACTCATTACCCGATAGTCGTTGGAACAATGGGAGTTTTAGTAGTTACTAAACCTGAAGCATAA
- the menH gene encoding 2-succinyl-6-hydroxy-2,4-cyclohexadiene-1-carboxylate synthase: MPIQQVANYQFNYSLTGGEEKPLLLLLHGFMGSSNDFQDVITLLSEKFCCLAVDLPGHGKTKIWGSQECYSMENIAQALINLLESLKINQCFLFGYSMGGRLAFYLALKFPQYFAKVILESASPGLKTAPARLDRIKHDAELATEIESNDFGEFLNKWYQQPIFSSIKIDPKFNTLLERRLQNNPLEVAKSLRYMSIGCQPCLWQHLVSNQLPLLLLVGEFDQKFIEINQEIANCCPIAHLEIIKNSSHNVHFEQPHLWLNNVENFLLSNVI, from the coding sequence ATGCCTATCCAACAAGTTGCTAATTATCAATTTAATTATTCTTTGACGGGCGGAGAAGAAAAACCCTTATTATTATTGCTACATGGCTTTATGGGCAGTAGCAATGATTTTCAAGATGTAATCACATTGCTATCGGAAAAATTTTGCTGTCTTGCTGTTGACTTACCAGGGCATGGCAAGACGAAAATTTGGGGTAGTCAAGAATGTTATAGCATGGAGAATATAGCACAAGCATTAATTAATTTACTTGAAAGTTTAAAAATTAATCAATGTTTTTTATTTGGCTACTCGATGGGTGGTAGATTAGCTTTCTACTTAGCTCTGAAATTTCCTCAATATTTTGCTAAAGTTATTCTAGAATCAGCTTCACCAGGATTAAAAACAGCACCAGCTAGATTAGATAGAATAAAACACGATGCGGAATTAGCCACAGAGATAGAAAGTAATGATTTTGGAGAGTTTTTAAATAAGTGGTATCAGCAACCTATTTTTAGTAGTATCAAAATAGATCCGAAATTTAATACTCTTCTTGAGCGAAGATTACAAAATAATCCTCTAGAAGTAGCTAAATCTCTGCGTTATATGAGTATAGGCTGTCAGCCTTGTTTATGGCAGCACCTAGTTAGTAATCAACTGCCTTTGCTGCTGTTAGTAGGAGAATTTGACCAGAAGTTTATAGAGATAAATCAAGAAATTGCTAATTGTTGCCCAATAGCGCATTTAGAAATAATTAAAAATTCTAGCCATAATGTTCATTTTGAACAACCGCATCTCTGGCTTAACAATGTGGAAAATTTTCTTTTGAGCAATGTTATATAA
- a CDS encoding o-succinylbenzoate synthase produces the protein MLYKFSFRPYQRKFKRTLQTNHGNWDIREGIIIKLIDENGIIALGEIAPIPWFGSESLESALNFCNQLGTEVSIETINSIPNYLPACEFAFESAWETSKNYPPQSPLVKGGSNTSCSLPLIRGGLGRGNTSSKYLNYSSLLPTGVDALELWQPLLTQGYRTFKLKIGVTSIEDEIKIFNQLIKLLPTDVKLRLDANGGLSFDDTKVWLEECDRTIVEFIEQPLPVAQFDAMLELSNQYTTPIALDESVATIDQLEAHYTRGWRGIFVIKPAIAGSPKRLRQFCQTYQIDAVFSSVFETSIGRQAALNLASELSNPNRAVGFGINHWFKEDEDWLEKLWQNP, from the coding sequence ATGTTATATAAATTTAGTTTCCGTCCCTACCAACGTAAATTTAAACGAACTTTGCAAACAAATCACGGCAATTGGGATATCCGTGAAGGAATTATTATTAAATTAATAGATGAAAATGGCATAATCGCTTTGGGTGAAATTGCACCTATTCCCTGGTTTGGTTCTGAAAGCTTGGAATCAGCTTTAAATTTTTGCAATCAACTAGGTACTGAAGTTAGTATTGAAACAATAAATTCTATTCCTAATTATCTCCCCGCGTGTGAATTTGCGTTTGAATCTGCTTGGGAAACATCAAAAAATTACCCCCCTCAGTCCCCCCTTGTTAAGGGGGGAAGTAATACATCTTGCTCCCTCCCCTTGATAAGGGGAGGGCTGGGGAGGGGTAATACAAGCTCTAAATATCTTAATTACAGTAGTTTATTACCTACTGGCGTAGACGCTTTAGAGTTATGGCAACCACTTTTGACTCAGGGATATCGTACCTTTAAATTAAAAATAGGGGTTACATCTATTGAGGATGAAATTAAAATATTTAATCAACTAATTAAATTATTACCAACTGATGTAAAGCTGCGTTTGGATGCTAATGGAGGGTTAAGTTTTGATGACACAAAGGTATGGTTAGAAGAATGCGATCGCACTATAGTAGAATTTATCGAACAACCCTTACCTGTTGCTCAATTTGATGCCATGTTGGAGTTAAGTAATCAATATACTACTCCTATCGCCTTAGATGAATCTGTAGCCACCATCGATCAGCTAGAAGCGCATTATACCAGAGGTTGGCGAGGAATATTTGTAATTAAACCTGCGATCGCAGGTTCCCCTAAACGTTTACGCCAGTTTTGCCAAACCTATCAAATTGATGCCGTTTTCTCCTCAGTATTTGAAACATCAATCGGAAGACAAGCAGCTTTAAACTTAGCAAGTGAATTATCTAACCCTAATCGTGCAGTCGGTTTTGGTATCAACCATTGGTTTAAAGAAGATGAGGACTGGCTAGAAAAATTATGGCAAAACCCTTAA
- a CDS encoding 2-succinylbenzoate--CoA ligase codes for MAKPLTYLQKRLGDDWLIGYDCQQLITLAEELLTQLLQRGTSPKILLAEKDPIKFIAGFIAATTANYPVFLCNPNWVKAEWEQVFNLVQPDIIWGELNFTFPHTHTPKPVLNTSHSGLIMIPTGGSSGEIKFAIHTWQTLMASVQGFTKYFAIDKVNSFCVLPLYHVSGLMQFMRSLTTNGQLVILPFKTLETSLTPFLVDGEGQGVGFSNYSPSPIIDLINNINTAEFFLSLVPTQLQRLLNHSSTWLSNFHTILLGGAPAWLEILEAARFHRIRLAPTYGMTETASQIATLKPEAFINGINNCGHILPHAQIKICNEQGEILSNNQIGIITIQSQSLALGYYPNLFTNKQNFTVDDLGFIDDNGYLNIIGRNSNKIITGGENVFPTEVEAAILATKLVTDVGVLGLPDKHWGQVVAAVYVPINLEVSNDILKNVITNKISKFKQPKYWIAVDKLPRNQQGKVNREQLEKIAITWQLHHSNDAAIA; via the coding sequence ATGGCAAAACCCTTAACCTATCTGCAAAAACGTCTTGGCGATGATTGGCTAATTGGTTATGATTGCCAACAGCTTATCACTTTGGCTGAAGAATTATTGACACAATTATTGCAGCGTGGAACATCACCCAAAATTTTGTTAGCCGAAAAAGACCCCATTAAATTTATAGCTGGTTTTATCGCTGCAACTACAGCTAATTATCCGGTTTTTTTATGTAATCCTAATTGGGTAAAAGCTGAATGGGAGCAAGTTTTTAATTTAGTTCAACCAGACATAATCTGGGGAGAATTAAACTTTACTTTTCCACACACCCACACGCCCAAACCTGTATTAAATACCTCCCACTCAGGATTAATTATGATTCCAACAGGGGGGTCATCAGGTGAAATTAAATTTGCCATCCATACATGGCAAACATTAATGGCATCGGTGCAAGGTTTTACAAAATATTTTGCTATAGATAAAGTTAATTCTTTCTGTGTATTGCCGTTGTATCACGTTAGCGGTTTAATGCAATTTATGCGATCGCTCACCACTAACGGTCAATTAGTAATTTTACCCTTTAAAACCCTAGAAACAAGCCTAACACCCTTCCTCGTAGACGGGGAGGGGCAGGGCGTGGGGTTTTCTAATTATTCCCCATCCCCCATAATTGATCTTATTAATAACATTAATACCGCCGAATTTTTCCTATCATTAGTACCAACGCAACTACAACGCCTCTTAAATCATTCGTCTACATGGTTATCTAATTTTCATACAATACTATTAGGAGGCGCACCCGCTTGGCTAGAAATTTTAGAAGCAGCAAGATTTCACCGTATCCGGTTAGCGCCTACTTATGGCATGACAGAAACAGCCTCACAAATTGCCACCCTCAAACCAGAAGCTTTTATAAATGGTATTAATAATTGCGGTCATATTTTACCCCATGCCCAAATCAAAATTTGTAACGAGCAAGGGGAAATATTAAGTAATAACCAAATTGGCATTATTACTATCCAATCTCAGTCCTTAGCACTAGGCTATTATCCTAACTTATTTACAAACAAGCAGAATTTTACCGTAGATGATTTAGGGTTTATTGATGACAATGGTTATCTAAATATCATTGGTCGTAATAGTAACAAAATTATTACTGGCGGTGAAAACGTCTTCCCTACTGAAGTGGAAGCAGCAATTTTAGCTACTAAATTAGTTACAGATGTCGGTGTGCTTGGCTTGCCAGATAAACATTGGGGACAAGTTGTTGCAGCCGTTTATGTTCCCATTAACTTAGAAGTTTCTAACGATATACTCAAAAATGTAATTACTAATAAAATTAGCAAATTTAAACAGCCTAAATATTGGATAGCCGTTGATAAATTACCTCGCAATCAACAAGGTAAAGTTAACCGTGAACAACTAGAAAAAATTGCTATTACATGGCAACTGCATCACTCCAATGATGCAGCCATTGCTTAA
- a CDS encoding acyl-CoA thioesterase, which translates to MSFTYTRTIYFQDTDAAGVVYFANVLAICHEAYEESLAASSINLKLFFSNQDVAIPIVHASIDFIKPLFCGDKILIHLSPKYLTEHSFEIAYNIILAQTEKLVATAITKHVCIDKMSRSRKEIPGEIKQWLHHWSDAVAM; encoded by the coding sequence ATGTCGTTTACCTATACTCGGACTATTTACTTTCAAGATACCGATGCAGCAGGTGTAGTTTATTTTGCTAATGTATTAGCAATATGCCATGAAGCTTATGAAGAATCTTTAGCAGCATCAAGTATTAATTTGAAGTTATTTTTTAGTAACCAAGATGTTGCTATACCAATCGTTCACGCTAGTATTGATTTTATCAAACCATTATTTTGTGGCGATAAAATCTTAATTCATTTGTCGCCTAAGTATTTAACGGAGCATAGTTTTGAAATTGCCTACAATATTATTTTAGCTCAAACCGAAAAGTTAGTAGCTACAGCAATAACTAAGCACGTTTGCATAGATAAGATGAGTAGAAGTCGGAAAGAAATACCAGGAGAAATTAAGCAATGGCTGCATCATTGGAGTGATGCAGTTGCCATGTAA
- a CDS encoding EF-hand domain-containing protein encodes MATEQDLQSLFTNLDRDQDGKVSLEELFLSPGLNAIISSETNTSSPQELLSRYGLDEEGSITFEELKEAVKKANNLSS; translated from the coding sequence ATGGCAACCGAGCAAGATCTCCAATCTCTTTTTACTAACTTAGATCGCGATCAAGACGGAAAAGTTTCCCTTGAGGAGCTTTTTCTTAGTCCTGGCTTAAATGCAATCATCTCATCAGAAACAAATACCAGTAGCCCCCAGGAGTTACTATCACGGTATGGTTTAGACGAAGAAGGTAGTATTACCTTTGAAGAGTTAAAAGAAGCAGTTAAGAAAGCAAATAATTTAAGTAGTTAA
- a CDS encoding ATP-binding protein: MSSRNTLDLAEIRFLHRQLASLLVYQSVLADEVGSSFLQLLQALYHSDGGEASALVCLQAYGNWFKNLAAINVSWQDYLINQIIVADNPFSQQAQIEKFASLPPALIAAAEHDLQALHSLYKCSSYQMSRWVQTMCNLSVTPVFWNQEPQESTHHELLIRTRLQQGNWADAVKDLASYYRQCGVGIFAKYFAFRWQAGQLVGIAYPDQVKPTDLFGYESQKAALVKNTEFLIAGYPALNVLLYGSRGSGKSSLVKGILNKYSDRHLRLIEVAKSHLQDLPTIVEQLRGLPQKFIIFVDDLSFEEDDDAFKSLKVVLEGNITARPQNVVVYATSNRRHLIREFFEDRPRPSDADEVNSWDTVQEKLSFSDRFGLTLTFEPADQNTYLNIIRHLAQQAHIQISQEDLAYRALQWATRHNGRSGRTARQFIDFLNAELKMPDSSV, translated from the coding sequence ATGTCTTCCCGTAATACGCTCGATCTTGCTGAAATCCGTTTTCTTCACCGCCAACTAGCTTCTCTGCTGGTGTATCAATCTGTGCTGGCGGACGAAGTTGGTTCCTCTTTCTTGCAACTACTGCAAGCTCTATATCATAGTGATGGTGGAGAAGCAAGTGCTTTAGTTTGCTTGCAAGCTTATGGTAACTGGTTTAAAAATTTAGCAGCTATAAATGTTAGCTGGCAAGATTATTTAATTAATCAAATTATTGTGGCTGATAATCCGTTTTCTCAGCAAGCTCAAATAGAAAAGTTTGCTAGTTTACCACCAGCTTTGATAGCGGCGGCGGAACATGATTTACAAGCATTACACAGTCTTTATAAGTGTAGTAGCTATCAAATGAGCCGTTGGGTTCAAACTATGTGTAATTTATCAGTTACACCTGTTTTTTGGAACCAAGAACCTCAAGAATCAACACACCATGAGTTATTAATTCGCACAAGATTACAACAGGGAAATTGGGCGGATGCAGTCAAGGATTTGGCTTCTTATTACCGTCAATGTGGGGTAGGTATTTTTGCTAAGTATTTTGCTTTTCGTTGGCAGGCGGGGCAATTGGTGGGAATTGCATACCCTGATCAGGTGAAGCCGACGGATTTATTTGGCTATGAGTCACAAAAAGCAGCTTTAGTAAAAAATACTGAATTTTTAATTGCAGGCTACCCAGCTTTGAATGTATTACTTTATGGTAGTCGCGGATCTGGGAAGTCTTCTTTAGTTAAGGGGATATTAAATAAATATAGCGATCGCCATTTACGTTTGATCGAAGTTGCTAAATCTCATCTCCAAGATTTACCCACAATCGTAGAACAATTGCGCGGCTTACCCCAAAAATTCATTATCTTCGTAGATGATTTATCTTTTGAAGAAGATGACGATGCTTTTAAATCATTAAAAGTAGTGTTAGAAGGTAATATTACAGCACGACCTCAGAATGTAGTGGTTTATGCTACTTCTAATCGCAGACATTTAATTAGAGAGTTTTTTGAAGATCGACCCCGCCCCAGTGATGCGGATGAGGTAAATTCTTGGGATACTGTTCAAGAGAAGCTTTCTTTTAGCGATCGCTTTGGTCTTACTTTAACCTTTGAGCCTGCCGATCAAAATACCTACCTAAATATTATCCGGCATCTAGCACAACAAGCCCACATCCAAATTAGTCAGGAGGATTTAGCATATCGTGCCTTACAATGGGCAACTCGTCATAATGGTCGATCTGGGCGTACAGCTAGACAATTTATTGACTTTCTTAATGCTGAATTGAAAATGCCTGATTCCTCTGTCTAA
- a CDS encoding metallophosphoesterase → MHPILTGRLKVENVTIAIADLPADLQGIKLVQMSDFHYDGQRLSENLLQQAIAASNTAKPDLVVLTGDYITDDPSPIHELVLRLKHLQSRLGIYAILGNHDHSYPNSKAEVTIALTNIGIQVLWNEIAYPLGSQLPLVGLADYWSRQFNPLVLNQLDPQTPRLVLSHNPDSAEKLQQWRVDLQLSGHTHGGQVVIPGIGAVLPRFKKLSQNISSDLYPWLPFLKKGRHKVVKHWEWSEGLHRIGSNQLYINRGLGSYFPGRLFCRPELTSITLIQKNKNN, encoded by the coding sequence ATGCACCCGATATTAACAGGGCGGTTGAAAGTTGAAAACGTGACGATCGCGATCGCAGATCTGCCAGCAGATTTACAAGGCATAAAACTGGTGCAGATGTCAGATTTTCACTATGATGGTCAGCGACTATCAGAAAATTTACTACAACAAGCGATCGCAGCCAGCAACACCGCTAAACCAGATCTAGTAGTCCTGACTGGCGACTATATAACCGACGATCCCAGCCCAATTCACGAATTAGTACTACGACTCAAACACCTGCAAAGTCGTCTTGGTATTTATGCGATCCTGGGCAATCACGATCATTCTTACCCCAATTCTAAAGCAGAAGTAACCATTGCCCTAACTAATATCGGCATCCAAGTTTTATGGAATGAAATCGCCTATCCTTTAGGATCGCAATTACCCCTAGTAGGACTAGCTGATTATTGGTCGCGTCAGTTTAACCCATTAGTGCTAAATCAGTTAGATCCTCAAACACCTCGGTTAGTCTTATCTCACAACCCAGACAGCGCAGAAAAATTGCAACAGTGGCGAGTAGACCTACAACTTTCTGGTCATACTCATGGCGGTCAAGTAGTAATACCAGGTATTGGGGCTGTACTACCACGATTCAAGAAACTTAGTCAAAACATTTCCAGCGACCTCTACCCCTGGCTACCCTTCTTAAAAAAAGGTCGGCACAAAGTAGTCAAACATTGGGAATGGTCTGAAGGCTTGCACCGGATAGGAAGCAATCAGCTTTATATTAATCGTGGATTAGGAAGCTATTTCCCTGGACGGTTATTTTGTCGCCCAGAACTCACATCAATTACATTAATTCAGAAAAATAAGAATAATTAA
- a CDS encoding GNAT family N-acetyltransferase: MNLEFSFFTPNQHSLVESSTFAASDFVIRDVNLQDLDSIAEILADSFHSRTGIMQWLYPVLRLGIYEDLRTRLRSKSPNQIGLVAVIPSLKDASGNEYVAGTIEMAMRSCFGRRSSGSLYISNLAVSKTFRRQGVADKLLKACDLKALEWGFKEIELHVLDNNYPARQLYQKNGFQLQENEPDWILQFLNQPQKLLLRKSLANLNNR, encoded by the coding sequence GTGAACCTAGAATTTTCTTTTTTTACACCAAATCAACATAGTCTGGTGGAGTCATCTACTTTTGCCGCTTCTGATTTCGTCATTCGTGATGTTAATTTACAAGATCTAGATAGCATTGCTGAAATACTAGCTGATAGTTTTCACTCACGCACGGGAATCATGCAATGGCTATATCCTGTATTACGCCTGGGAATTTATGAAGACTTGCGTACTCGGCTTCGCTCTAAGTCGCCAAATCAAATTGGTTTAGTTGCGGTTATTCCTTCTCTTAAAGATGCTAGTGGCAATGAGTATGTTGCTGGTACAATAGAAATGGCGATGCGTTCTTGTTTTGGGCGACGTAGCTCTGGGTCACTTTATATCTCTAATTTGGCTGTTAGCAAAACATTCCGACGGCAAGGAGTAGCAGATAAATTACTAAAAGCTTGTGATCTAAAAGCTTTAGAATGGGGCTTTAAAGAGATTGAGTTGCACGTTTTAGATAATAATTATCCGGCTCGACAGTTATATCAAAAAAACGGTTTTCAATTGCAAGAAAATGAGCCTGACTGGATATTACAATTTCTGAACCAGCCTCAAAAATTGTTGTTACGCAAAAGCCTTGCAAATTTAAATAATAGATAG